The Synechocystis sp. PCC 7509 genome includes a window with the following:
- a CDS encoding helix-turn-helix domain-containing protein, with product MSQIAQGNAVTLIPLHAELTTQEAADILNVSRPFLIKLIETGEIPYRKVGKHRRICFEDLMNYKQKIDSDRLQALDELASQAQELNMGYEET from the coding sequence TTGTCTCAAATAGCTCAGGGAAACGCCGTCACGCTCATTCCCCTTCATGCAGAATTAACTACTCAAGAAGCCGCAGATATTCTCAACGTTTCGCGCCCTTTTCTTATAAAACTAATAGAGACAGGTGAAATTCCTTATCGAAAAGTAGGAAAACATCGCCGTATTTGTTTTGAAGACTTGATGAACTACAAACAAAAGATCGATAGCGATCGCCTGCAAGCCTTGGATGAGTTGGCATCTCAAGCTCAAGAGTTAAATATGGGTTACGAAGAAACTTAA
- the alr gene encoding alanine racemase — protein sequence MGQPQVQKNTSIDCDLGLGDRQRAWVEIDLSAIKHNIKELKSLLAPQTALMAVVKADAYGHGAVTVAKTVIEAGAEWLGVATVPEGIELRSSGIKAPILILGATYTVEQIEAVSYWKLQPTLGSLEAAKLYSQTLKEILPVHIKLDTGMSRLGLSWQQAVEFVELVHDLPNLQIASIYSHLATAESCDRTVMNLQQQRFETAIAQLAAINLPPPCLHLANSAATLTDSSLHYDLVRVGLAVYGLYPATQLQTAVNLKPVLQVKARVTQVKTIEPQTGVSYGYKFISDRTTLIAVVGIGYADGVPRNLSNQMMVIIRGKKIPQIGAITMDQLMLDVSAIPNLQPGEIVTLLGIDGSENISADDWAKQLNTISWEILCGFTRRLPRIFF from the coding sequence ATGGGACAACCACAAGTCCAAAAAAATACCTCTATTGACTGCGATCTTGGGCTTGGCGATCGCCAACGGGCTTGGGTAGAGATTGATTTAAGTGCCATAAAACATAATATTAAGGAATTAAAAAGTTTATTAGCGCCCCAAACTGCGCTGATGGCGGTAGTTAAAGCTGATGCTTACGGTCATGGGGCGGTTACTGTAGCAAAGACGGTTATAGAAGCGGGCGCGGAGTGGTTGGGTGTGGCGACAGTCCCCGAAGGTATAGAATTGCGCTCTAGTGGGATCAAAGCCCCAATTTTGATTTTAGGAGCAACTTACACTGTCGAGCAAATTGAGGCGGTGTCTTACTGGAAACTGCAACCAACGTTAGGCAGCCTGGAAGCGGCTAAATTATATTCTCAGACTTTAAAGGAGATTTTGCCCGTACATATTAAATTAGATACCGGAATGTCGCGCTTGGGATTATCTTGGCAGCAAGCCGTCGAATTTGTGGAGTTGGTGCATGATTTGCCGAATCTTCAAATTGCTAGTATTTATTCTCATTTAGCAACGGCGGAAAGTTGCGATCGCACAGTCATGAACTTGCAGCAACAACGCTTTGAAACAGCAATTGCTCAACTAGCTGCCATCAATTTACCTCCACCTTGTTTGCATTTAGCCAATTCGGCGGCGACTTTAACTGATTCATCATTGCATTATGACTTGGTACGGGTGGGTTTAGCGGTTTATGGTCTTTATCCTGCAACCCAACTGCAAACCGCCGTTAACCTTAAGCCAGTGCTGCAAGTCAAAGCTAGAGTAACGCAAGTAAAAACTATTGAGCCTCAAACTGGTGTAAGTTATGGTTACAAATTTATTAGCGATCGCACTACTTTAATTGCCGTTGTAGGAATTGGTTACGCCGATGGAGTCCCGCGTAATTTGTCTAATCAAATGATGGTAATAATTCGCGGCAAAAAAATACCCCAAATCGGGGCAATTACAATGGATCAATTGATGCTAGATGTTAGTGCTATTCCCAATTTGCAGCCAGGAGAAATAGTAACACTACTGGGAATTGATGGTAGCGAAAACATTTCCGCCGATGATTGGGCAAAGCAGCTAAATACAATTTCCTGGGAAATTTTGTGTGGTTTTACTCGCCGCTTACCTCGAATATTTTTCTAA